The Myxococcales bacterium DNA window ACCTCGGCATCATCGCCCACGTCGATGCCGGCAAGACCACGCTCACCGAGCGCGTCCTCCTCTACACCGGCCGCATCCACGCCGCCGGCGAGGTCCACGATGGCACCGCCCACACCGACTCGCACCCGCTCGAGCAGGCCAAGGGCATCACGATCCTCGCCGCCGCGGTCACCTGCGACTGGCGCGATCACCGCCTGCACCTGATCGACACCCCCGGCCACGTCGACTTCACGATCGAGGTCGAGCGCTCGCTGCGCGTCCTCGACGGCGCCGTCGTCGTGCTCGACGGCGTCGCCGGGGTCGAGCCGCAGACCGAGACGGTGTGGCGGCAGGCCGATCGCCACCGCGTGCCGCGCCTGGTGTTCGTCAACAAGCTCGACCGCGTCGGCGCCGATCCCGAGCGCTGCCTGGCCGAGCTGCGCGACCGCCTGGGCGCGCGCCCGGTGCCGATCACCTGGCCGACCTACGCCGGCGACGCCCTCACCGGCGTGATCGATCTGATCGCGCTCACCCACCTGGCCAGCGACGGCACCGCGGCGCCCCCGGTCGCGACGCCGGTCGATCCGGCCACGCTCTCTGACAACCTGCGCAGCTACCGCGAGCGCCTGCTCGAGGTCGCCGCCGATCACGACGACGCCGTCCTGGCCGCCGTGCTCGACGGTCGCCCGGTCGACGCCGCGGCGATCCGCGCCGCCGTGCGCGCCGCGACCCTCGCCGGTCACGTCGTGCCGGTCGCGTGCGGCTCCGCGTACCACTACGTCGGCGTCGAGGCGATGCTCGACGCGGTCGTGGCCTACCTGCCGGCGCCGAGCGATCGGCCGCCGGTGGTGGGCGAGGACGGCGCGACCCGCGCCGCCGATCGCGCCGCGCCGCTGGCGGCGCTGGCGTTCAAGGTCGCGTTCGACGATCACGGCCAGACCACGTTCGTGCGGGTCTACGCCGGCGTGCTCACCAAGGGCATGTCGGTGCGGACCGCGCGCACCGGGCGCACCGTGCGCGTCGGCCGGCTGGTGCAGCTCGTGGCCGACCGGCGGCTCGAGGTCGATCGCCTCGAGGCCGGCGAGATCGGCGCGATCCTGGCGACGCCGCTCGCCGGCGGCGACACGCTGTGCGACCCGGCGCGGCCGATCACGCTCGAGGCGATCACCGCGCCCGAGCCGGTCGTGCGCGTGGCGATCGAGCCGATCACCCGTGAGGATCGCGAGCGCCTGCCGCTCGCGCTCCAGCGGATGGTCGCGGCCGATCCGTCGCTCCGGTTCGTCACCGACGGCGACACCGGCCAGG harbors:
- the fusA gene encoding elongation factor G; translation: MPRVPLDRIRNLGIIAHVDAGKTTLTERVLLYTGRIHAAGEVHDGTAHTDSHPLEQAKGITILAAAVTCDWRDHRLHLIDTPGHVDFTIEVERSLRVLDGAVVVLDGVAGVEPQTETVWRQADRHRVPRLVFVNKLDRVGADPERCLAELRDRLGARPVPITWPTYAGDALTGVIDLIALTHLASDGTAAPPVATPVDPATLSDNLRSYRERLLEVAADHDDAVLAAVLDGRPVDAAAIRAAVRAATLAGHVVPVACGSAYHYVGVEAMLDAVVAYLPAPSDRPPVVGEDGATRAADRAAPLAALAFKVAFDDHGQTTFVRVYAGVLTKGMSVRTARTGRTVRVGRLVQLVADRRLEVDRLEAGEIGAILATPLAGGDTLCDPARPITLEAITAPEPVVRVAIEPITREDRERLPLALQRMVAADPSLRFVTDGDTGQALLAGMGQLHLDIAVERLAGEHGVKVASGRPRVAYRSTLAGTAERTYRHVNQRGGPGQFAVVTIAVGPAARGAGLVFTDQTRGGVVPRPFVAAVERGVRDALADGLCGGHPVVDVAVTLHDGATHAKDSSELAFQVAGRLAFLAAAPDADPVVLEPVMRLEVACADADVGAVVGDLGRRRATVLGLDVRGPDRVVRAEVPLAESFGYAGALSALTHGRGRFVLEPGHYAPVPPGARLHAA